Part of the Anas platyrhynchos isolate ZD024472 breed Pekin duck chromosome 12, IASCAAS_PekinDuck_T2T, whole genome shotgun sequence genome, GCCTCAATCACTACTTGAAGTCTCACCACATCCGTTGTGACTGGAATTGGGTAGCTAACACTCTAAACCCATATCACGAAGCAAATGACACCCTCACGATGATTATGGATGACCGTCTTATAGCAAATACGTTGCCCTGGTGGCACTTTGGCCCAGATAACACTGGTGACGTGATGACCTTGAAGCATCTGACAGGACTTCAGAACATTGTGAGTCATATGAGCACAGTTCACTTGGTAACTGCTGATGGCAGCTTTGATTGCCAAGGAAACCCAGGTGAACAGGAAGCTCTCGTCTCACCCCTCCTTTACTGTGAGGCAGTCACTGCTTTAATGATCCTGGGCTCTGGGGGATCCTTTGTTTTGAAGATGTTCACCCTCTTTGAGCACTGTTCTACCAATCTGCTCTTTCTGCTGAACTGCTGTTTCGAGGAGGTCCATGTCTTTAAGCCAGCCACCAGCAAAGCTGGGAACTCAGAGGCCTATGTGGTTTGTCTTCGTTACATGGGCAGGGAGAGCATTCATCTGCTGCTTTCTAAGATGATACAGAACTTTGGGACAGAAATGGTCAACAAAGCTCTTTTTCCCCAGCACGTGATACCGgaatcttttcttaaaatacatgAGGAATGTTGCATGTTCTTCCACAAGCACCAGGTAGAGACCATCTGTGAGAACATCCAGCTCTTTGAGCGCATGGAAGAAGCAGAGCAGACAAAACTGGACAAGTTAAGAGATTGTGCGGTGGAGTTCTTCATGCAAAAATTTCATATGAAACCCATTGCCAGAAATAACTGGCTTGTCAAGAAGTCTCAGACTGGTTGCAGCACGAATGCAAAATGGTTTGGGCAAAGGAACAAATATTTTAGTACGTACAACGAAAGGAAGATGCTGGAAACCCTCACATGGGATGATAAAGTTGCAAAGGGCTATTTTAATAAGTGGGCTGAAGAACATAACTTAAACAACGCTGGTAAAATGTGCATCCTGGAAGGATTGTCTGGTAACATTAACTGTAACTCGTGGTTCATTTTGGAAGGGAAGAGGCTACCAATGGTGAAGTGTTCCCCGTTTTGTGATGGTAAAGTCTTGGAAAACCTTAATGAAGCCATGAATGAATTGGTGGGGAGGCTGAAAAGCAGACTGGTGCTGCAGCAGTGTCACTCCTGCGAGGTTCTTCCTGGGGAGCTGGTACTGGCTGAAGTGTCTGATCTGTCCAGGTCTTATCAGGAGGTGCTCGATGAGAAGCCTGGGGACCAATTCAAGTGCCTTGTGGTGGACTTTCCATCCCTTTGTGATGCAGAAAACCAAACCGGTATGGAAGTAAAGCTCCTAGATTCAGCCACGCTGCTGACTTTCAGCTTCTCTTTGCTTTACGATGGAGCACCAGAATACCAGCAGCGGCTTTTGGAGTGCGTTCTGCAGTCGTTGAACCAGCTTACAGTGGGAGATGCCTTGATTCTGCCCATCCTTTCCAGTTTTACACGTTTCACAGCTGGCCTGGTCTTTATTCTGCATTGCTGCTTCAGATGTGTCACATTTGTTTGTCCCATGTCCCATGAGCCGCTGAGGACCAGCGCTGCTTTGCTGTGTGTTGGTTTTCAGGGCATCCCCAGCCACGTTGCTGAgtacctgcagcagctgcataAACTGATGAGCTCCTTACTGGACTCGGACTCCCCCCAGCAAGTTTTGCAGTTTGTGCCGATGGAGTCTCTCCTCCAGGGCAAGCTGTTGGAGTTCTTGTGGGATTTGAACACAGCTATTGCAAAGAGACAGCTCCACTTGATTGTGCAAGCGAAGCAGCAGCAAATGACTAGCGATGGCTCACTATAAAATAATTGTAGGGTTGAGCAGGGTGCTGCAAGACCTCATTTCCCAGGCAGGTAGAAGTCAAAAAACATTATTAATATGAAGGTAACATCCCTGTAGGACTTTGACAGGACGTTGTTGGTGGTGGGAGGGGGTTTTGAGCTGCCAATCCCACTTGCACCATACTGCCTGTCCTGCAGGAACACGAGGCTTAATCTCAGGTGTGGGGGACTTGGGTGAGACAGGGATTGAAGTGAGAAACTTTCTTCTGTCACAGCTCCCTTCAGTGTTCCTAGCTGCCTTTGTGAGGAGGGGTGGGGTGGTGCTTTACCTCTTGCTTCTGGCCAGGCCCTGCTGGACCCAGTTGGCTGACGTTATTCCTCTTCTGTTGGACAAAACGTGGGAGTTCTGCCCCCAGGGTTTGGGGAAGCTGGTGCTTGGGCCACAAACTCTGCAGTGTTCAGGCCCGGTGCATGTCTGGAGTGTCTCATGAGCAGGCAGCTGGCTCACAAAGACTGGGTTAAAAACAGCTGTCTTTGAGGTGTCCGGGGGAAGATGCTCcttgattttaattttgtgcATGCCAAGAGCATGCTGTATGGCTTCTGACAGGTGATTGTATGGCCTCATCTCCCTGCCCCATCAATGAATGGGCtgctataattttatttttaagtttatgGGCTCCTccttaaaataatttgagaCTCCTGAGTGAAAGTGAAGACTTGCatctgcctgcaggagcagctaTTAATGAGGAACTGTAAATGATTTTCAGGCAAAAAGCATGGTCGTGTGCAGCGTTGTGTGCCAAGAAATGCTTTGGGGAGTGCTGGAGGAGTGTTAAGCTGAAGAAATATGTGATACTTTCTTTGGGAAAGTATGATTAAGATTTCATTTGGTTCTCCTCAGGgataaaaatgatgaaattgCTAACTGACTGTTCCTTTAAGGGagtcaaattttattttccatattgcTCCTTTGAGAGCGAAATTCTGAGACCTAACGCGTGCGTATTAACGTTTAGCTTGATGTTTGTGGCTTACATGGAAGAATCTGCTCGGAGGGAGGAATGAAgcttaaggagaaaaatgatttgCTACTGATAGTGCAAGATCTTGTAGGAAAAGGTCAGAAGCACAGAGTTAGAAGGAAAATGGTCTTCTGATTAATTACCAGTCACCTTCTGGAAGCACTTCTAATTATGTGATGTAGGAGTTTGAAGGATAATTGATTACTGGTAAGGATTAAACATACAgctgaaaaactgttttgtctgGAGGTGCTGCACAtttattaagctttttttttggccacaTTGATTGGGGCAGAATTTAATGCGTTTAAcagttcatttttcatttaagaaTTTGATAGGTGAATGAGCTGCTGGCTCAGGTCTAATTGataacattttctaaaaatcttgctttctaaaaatcttgctttttaCAGCTGCATATAAATGGAATCAGAAGTCTTCCTAACAAAAGCTGCTGGGCCTGGCCACTAtcccttttcatttatttaaatgagcTTGCTCCTCTTGCTGTGAGCTGAGTCACGCTTCCTCCCTCCGACCAGGAAGGTAAGGGTAGAGGCTGATGTTGGGAGGTGATGCAATAAGAGCTTCTCCTCAAAACACCAAGTGCAAGCAGGTGAATGggttaaaaaaatactgaaaactaaaaataggaagggagggagaaataTTCTAGAAGAATGGATGGCAAGGCAGGATCAAAGACCACCTGTGAAAGCCTTTATCAGAGTAACAAAGCAGGATGAAGGCATTGTCCACCAGACACCCCTCTGTCTCTGCTACTGTTTCAGAGGTGATCTATGCCTCAAAATCACCCTGAACTGAAGCATTTGAGAAGACTTCTGATACAGCAGGGGCAAATGAGATtaagtgcattaaaaaaaaacaaacatggtaTTTATCTACTGGATGGGATGCTCATGCTATGCTACCCATGCCTCCATAGCAGAATATGACAATGTAAGTGTCTCATCCAGTAGATAAATATCTTTTTTGCTAACATTAGTCTGAcactttaaaacttttttataGGTGGAATAAAATCTTGAGGCAACTGACACTGTGAGCGAACACATTTTCAgactttgttctgttttgtacaTCTGACAAACTATGCAGACATCCTTGAGATTCTTCCCATCTGTATCACTTTGCCTCCCTTTCTTCCTGAATTTTTAGGACAAAGCATTGTAGATGGTCACAGAAGCTCGGGGGAATTAGGACTATGAACTTCAGGACACAGACTTCTAggctgagctgctgggggaACTTAATCCATTTGCTTGGAAGTACCAAAAAGGTGTTCAAACcctactttaaaaaacaacaacaaagaaaaaaacaacagatctCTAAAACATGAGATCCAGTGCCATGCAGATCCTGATGCATGACTTGCTCTGGAATTGTTTGTTGGCAGATGACAGGAGTCAGAGAGCAATGTGTTGACAGCAGCTGCCCCTCCTGTTAAaagatgaggcttgcaaaggttttttttgttgtcccAGTGGCAAAGGTTTCAAAGGTAGGAATGACGCTCGTCCTTTTAATTGTAAAAGTCCTGCATTGTCCTAGCTGTCCTTAGATCAAAGATTTATTGGAGGAAAGTGACACTTAATTTCTGTTGTGACTTTTGGAATATGGCAGAATGTATTAACCTTTGCGGAAAGGGTCTGATGGCTCCTGCTTTCGTTGATGCTGTCAGTTCCTTCGGCCAATTTGATTTGGTTTTGGGTGATAGCTGATGAAGTGTCTGTGTCCTGGCTGCTTCTGagctagtatttttttttttttttttttaacctgtttgAAGACAGGCTGGGTATGTTCTTGTTTCCCAGAGTTTCATGTTTCATGCAGAgatgttgggggaaaaaataaggtgGCTGTGAGGGAACCAAGATGCACGCAAGCTTGAAGCAAATTTGGTTTTGTAGCCCTGCTGCTGCATGTTTCCAATGGAGGACTGATACCTGTGCCCACTGCTCAGCAAAGAGCTCCGTTGTCTTTTCTGAATCTttgtctcttttattttaagctaACATTTGACATAAATAGTCACATGGGGATTGAACGAATTGGGTACTTCAAGTAAAAATATTGGTATTTCTTTTTAGTTGAGTTCTGTTAAAGTTCAGCGACTTGCCAgttatttttactgattttatATTGTATGTGGATTAATTTGGATGTGCACAGATTGTGTGTTCTTGCCACGGGCTTTCCAATTTGGTTTCTACAAAACATAATGAGATTTATGGTATGAAATCCGGTAGTCTATTAAAACAGTGCTAATTGGTGTCTATTTATCTTAATTTAAGCTGATCTATCAAATTATTGCTGGTAAAAGTAGAATATTTAACAGCATTATAGGCCATTAGAAGCACAACTTGGGATTTAGCAGGAGGGGCTTAATATTGCCTGTGTAGGAAGTGggagaaagggggaagaaaaaccaACAAGCCCCACACCTTGATTTCTGGCCACTTTAGTAGAAAAATACTGATGAATTCATGGCAAACAAAGGCTGGCCATTAAGCTGAAGCCTCAGCCTTACTTTACCTAAAAATCGCTTGTTGACATCTGTTTAACTCAGATGATTTTCAGCATGTTAATTCTTAATGGTGAAGTGGGGGAAATCCCGTGTTAATTTGTCTCACCGTTTTAGGTGGCATAAAATGGTTTTGTTACCAGTACTCATCCCCGTTTCTTAATTTTGAACAAAAGCCTCCACTTCAGCTGTAACCTTTGAatg contains:
- the CMTR2 gene encoding cap-specific mRNA (nucleoside-2'-O-)-methyltransferase 2, translated to MNKCKKPYFEQTANLEKFSPEILSEVEKLFAKKFSYTKPPNKEWQLPDPSDAFTCDHKEFNSLLALKYSMNEVKNQLSDKNLDEWHQHTSLTNKAGKIISHVKKSVNAELCTQAWCKFHEILCTFPLLPPEALQEEELNSVHLCEAPGAFIASLNHYLKSHHIRCDWNWVANTLNPYHEANDTLTMIMDDRLIANTLPWWHFGPDNTGDVMTLKHLTGLQNIVSHMSTVHLVTADGSFDCQGNPGEQEALVSPLLYCEAVTALMILGSGGSFVLKMFTLFEHCSTNLLFLLNCCFEEVHVFKPATSKAGNSEAYVVCLRYMGRESIHLLLSKMIQNFGTEMVNKALFPQHVIPESFLKIHEECCMFFHKHQVETICENIQLFERMEEAEQTKLDKLRDCAVEFFMQKFHMKPIARNNWLVKKSQTGCSTNAKWFGQRNKYFSTYNERKMLETLTWDDKVAKGYFNKWAEEHNLNNAGKMCILEGLSGNINCNSWFILEGKRLPMVKCSPFCDGKVLENLNEAMNELVGRLKSRLVLQQCHSCEVLPGELVLAEVSDLSRSYQEVLDEKPGDQFKCLVVDFPSLCDAENQTGMEVKLLDSATLLTFSFSLLYDGAPEYQQRLLECVLQSLNQLTVGDALILPILSSFTRFTAGLVFILHCCFRCVTFVCPMSHEPLRTSAALLCVGFQGIPSHVAEYLQQLHKLMSSLLDSDSPQQVLQFVPMESLLQGKLLEFLWDLNTAIAKRQLHLIVQAKQQQMTSDGSL